A single window of Rhodococcus jostii RHA1 DNA harbors:
- a CDS encoding IclR family transcriptional regulator domain-containing protein: MTESDRDYIQSIERGFAVLLAFDAQRPNPTLAELATEAGLSRPAVRRILLTLQKLGYVAGSGGRWSLTPRVLSIGQHYSESHALIEAAMPRLLEVAEKTQESASLGVLDGADVVYAARVPVRRIMSINVSVGTRVPAYATSMGRALLAWAPADVVERVVAESTFQKLGPETIGTAAELERELAKVREQGFALTSEELEKGLISLAAPVHDAGGTVVGVVACSTSSARNTPAQFREQAVPCVLAAAAALSADMGFAG; encoded by the coding sequence ATGACCGAGAGCGATCGCGATTACATCCAGAGCATCGAGCGCGGCTTCGCAGTGCTTCTCGCGTTCGACGCGCAGCGTCCGAACCCGACGCTCGCCGAACTCGCCACCGAAGCGGGACTGTCGCGCCCCGCGGTTCGCCGGATCCTGCTCACCCTGCAGAAGCTGGGGTACGTCGCCGGCTCGGGAGGCCGGTGGTCGCTCACTCCTCGCGTGCTCAGCATCGGACAGCACTACTCGGAGTCGCACGCACTGATCGAGGCCGCGATGCCCCGCCTGCTCGAGGTGGCCGAGAAGACCCAGGAGTCCGCGTCGCTCGGCGTGCTCGACGGCGCCGACGTGGTCTACGCGGCGCGCGTTCCCGTCCGCCGGATCATGAGCATCAACGTCTCCGTCGGCACCCGCGTCCCCGCCTACGCCACGTCCATGGGCCGTGCGCTCCTGGCCTGGGCCCCCGCGGATGTCGTCGAGCGGGTGGTCGCCGAGTCCACGTTCCAGAAACTCGGACCCGAGACCATCGGCACGGCAGCCGAACTCGAGCGGGAACTCGCCAAGGTCCGCGAGCAGGGGTTCGCCCTGACGTCCGAGGAGTTGGAGAAGGGTTTGATTTCGCTGGCCGCCCCCGTCCACGACGCGGGCGGCACAGTGGTCGGCGTGGTCGCGTGCTCCACGTCGTCCGCACGGAACACTCCGGCGCAGTTCCGGGAACAGGCCGTTCCCTGCGTCCTCGCCGCCGCGGCCGCCCTGAGCGCGGACATGGGTTTCGCCGGCTGA
- a CDS encoding muconate/chloromuconate family cycloisomerase — protein MTDLSIVSIETTILDVPLVRPHKFATTSMTAQPLLLVAVTTAGGVTGYGEGVVPGGPWWGGESVETMQAIVEKYIVPVLLGRGVDEITGIMSDIERVVANARFAKAAVDVALHDAWARSLGVPVHTLLGGAFRKGVDVTWALGAAPAEEIIEEALGLVESKRHFSFKLKMGALDPAVDTARVVQIAQALQGKAGVRIDVNARWDRLTALKYVPRLVEGGVELIEQPTPGEQLEVLAELNRLVPVPVMADESVQTPHDALEVARRGAADVIALKTTKCGGLKKSREVVAIAKAAGIACHGATSIEGPIGTAASIHFACAEPGIDFGTELFGPLLFSEELLQEPIRYAEGQVFLPEGPGLGIELNMDAVKTWTRN, from the coding sequence ATGACCGACCTGTCGATCGTTTCCATCGAAACGACGATCCTCGATGTGCCGTTGGTGCGTCCCCACAAGTTCGCCACCACGTCGATGACGGCGCAGCCGCTGTTGCTCGTCGCCGTCACCACCGCGGGCGGCGTGACCGGCTACGGCGAGGGCGTCGTCCCCGGCGGCCCGTGGTGGGGCGGCGAATCGGTGGAGACGATGCAGGCGATCGTCGAGAAGTACATCGTCCCGGTGCTGCTGGGGCGGGGCGTCGACGAGATCACCGGCATCATGTCGGACATCGAACGAGTCGTCGCCAATGCACGTTTCGCGAAGGCCGCCGTCGACGTCGCGTTGCACGACGCCTGGGCCCGCAGCCTGGGTGTGCCCGTGCACACGCTGCTCGGCGGCGCCTTCCGCAAGGGCGTCGACGTCACATGGGCCCTCGGCGCCGCACCCGCCGAGGAGATCATCGAGGAGGCCCTCGGTCTCGTCGAGTCGAAGCGGCACTTCAGTTTCAAGCTGAAGATGGGTGCGCTCGATCCCGCCGTCGACACTGCGCGGGTGGTCCAGATCGCGCAGGCTCTGCAGGGCAAGGCCGGCGTCCGCATCGACGTCAACGCCCGCTGGGACAGGCTCACCGCGCTGAAGTACGTGCCCCGCCTCGTCGAAGGCGGCGTCGAACTGATCGAGCAGCCCACGCCAGGTGAGCAGCTCGAGGTCCTCGCCGAGCTCAACCGCCTCGTCCCCGTCCCGGTGATGGCGGACGAGAGCGTGCAGACTCCGCACGACGCCCTCGAGGTCGCACGCCGCGGCGCCGCGGACGTCATCGCCCTCAAGACCACCAAATGCGGCGGACTGAAGAAGAGCCGCGAGGTGGTCGCGATCGCCAAGGCAGCGGGAATCGCCTGCCACGGAGCCACGTCCATCGAAGGCCCGATCGGAACCGCGGCGTCCATCCACTTCGCGTGCGCGGAACCCGGCATCGACTTCGGCACCGAACTGTTCGGACCGCTGCTGTTCAGTGAGGAGTTGCTGCAGGAACCGATCCGCTACGCCGAAGGCCAGGTGTTCCTGCCCGAAGGACCCGGCCTCGGAATCGAGCTGAACATGGACGCAGTCAAGACCTGGACCAGGAACTAA
- a CDS encoding intradiol ring-cleavage dioxygenase, producing MTSTSTTTAPHVDQAGLDHVDREFYLPAQRVLPWKANLAALPGEPGTPLRIAGIVRSRDGEPLSGAELEIWHADADGCYSGYSVEILRNNLRGIVVTCAGGRFDISTVQPAPCEFSSARGEADIGHVNVVVHARGFRPLETRLVPTPGASREVVASAVESPVDLGAGGQVSCDFVLDPI from the coding sequence ATGACCTCGACATCGACGACGACCGCACCTCACGTGGACCAGGCAGGCCTCGACCACGTCGACCGGGAGTTCTACCTCCCCGCGCAGCGAGTGCTGCCGTGGAAGGCGAACCTCGCGGCACTTCCCGGCGAACCGGGAACTCCGCTCCGCATCGCGGGAATCGTGCGCTCACGCGACGGCGAACCGCTGTCGGGGGCGGAGCTCGAGATCTGGCACGCGGACGCCGACGGTTGCTACTCCGGGTACTCCGTCGAAATTCTGCGCAACAACCTGCGCGGCATCGTCGTCACGTGCGCCGGGGGCCGCTTCGACATCTCGACCGTGCAGCCCGCGCCATGTGAATTCTCCAGCGCCCGAGGCGAAGCCGATATCGGACACGTCAACGTCGTCGTGCACGCGCGCGGCTTCCGGCCGCTCGAGACACGCCTGGTGCCGACCCCGGGCGCGTCGCGAGAAGTGGTCGCGTCCGCCGTCGAGTCGCCCGTCGACCTCGGTGCCGGCGGACAGGTCTCCTGCGACTTCGTGCTCGACCCGATCTGA
- the zwf gene encoding glucose-6-phosphate dehydrogenase → MSPATTVEPCDFVVFGGTGDLAVRKLLPALYLRDRDGQLPAETRVIGASRAGLDTDGYRDKVRGELARFVSGDQLDSDTCERFLNRLEYVSVDAGDPENWAGLSECLAAREGAIRVFYLACAPGLFGPICDNLALNGLADAQSRVVLEKPIGHDLASARAVNDAVGAVFEESQIFRIDHYLGKESVQNLLVTRFANTFLEPLWNSSSIDHVQINVAESLGVGSRGGYYESAGALRDMLQNHLLQMLCLVAMEPPTYVDRETVRDEKLKVLQALKPMSPQDVERCTVAGQYGPGLADGIAVPGYQEDVENPASTTETFIAVKAEIQNWRWAGVPFYLRTGKRMDRRCSEIVVQFKPVPHPMFPGSEGHSEPNRLVIQLQPHEGMRLHMTAKEPGPGGIRLKPVSLDLNYIETFKRPSPDAYERLLMDVVRGNPTLFMRRDEVEAAWEWVEQILVGWEKSERAPRRYPAGTNGPTDATTLIERDGRAWHEGVTA, encoded by the coding sequence ATGTCACCAGCGACCACCGTGGAACCGTGCGATTTCGTCGTGTTCGGCGGGACCGGCGACCTGGCGGTTCGTAAGCTGCTTCCTGCGCTCTACCTGCGCGACAGGGACGGCCAGCTGCCCGCAGAAACCCGCGTGATCGGTGCCTCGCGAGCCGGTCTCGACACCGACGGCTACCGCGACAAGGTGCGAGGAGAACTCGCGCGGTTCGTCTCCGGCGATCAGCTGGATTCGGACACCTGTGAGCGATTTCTCAATCGCCTCGAATACGTCTCCGTCGACGCCGGGGACCCCGAGAACTGGGCGGGCCTCAGCGAGTGCCTCGCCGCGCGGGAAGGGGCGATCCGGGTCTTCTATCTGGCCTGCGCTCCCGGACTGTTCGGGCCGATCTGTGACAACCTCGCCCTGAACGGTCTCGCCGACGCACAGTCCCGCGTCGTGCTGGAGAAGCCGATCGGACACGACCTCGCCTCGGCCCGCGCCGTCAACGACGCAGTCGGCGCCGTGTTCGAGGAATCGCAGATCTTCCGCATCGACCACTATCTCGGCAAGGAGAGCGTCCAGAACCTTCTGGTCACGCGATTCGCCAACACGTTCCTCGAACCGCTGTGGAACTCCTCGTCGATCGACCACGTGCAGATCAACGTCGCCGAGTCGCTCGGAGTCGGCAGTCGCGGCGGCTACTACGAGTCGGCGGGTGCCCTGCGCGACATGCTGCAGAACCACCTCCTGCAGATGCTCTGCCTCGTCGCGATGGAACCGCCCACCTACGTCGACCGCGAGACCGTGCGAGACGAGAAGCTCAAGGTCCTCCAGGCCCTCAAGCCGATGAGCCCGCAGGACGTCGAACGCTGCACCGTCGCAGGCCAGTACGGCCCCGGCCTGGCCGACGGGATCGCCGTCCCCGGATACCAGGAGGACGTCGAGAACCCGGCGAGCACCACCGAGACGTTCATCGCCGTCAAGGCCGAGATCCAGAACTGGCGTTGGGCCGGCGTGCCGTTCTACCTGCGCACCGGCAAGCGCATGGACCGGCGCTGCTCGGAGATCGTGGTGCAGTTCAAGCCCGTTCCGCACCCCATGTTCCCCGGCAGCGAGGGCCACAGCGAACCCAACCGCCTGGTGATCCAGTTGCAGCCTCACGAGGGCATGCGGTTGCACATGACGGCGAAGGAACCCGGCCCCGGCGGTATCCGGCTCAAGCCCGTGTCGTTGGACCTCAACTACATCGAAACGTTCAAGCGTCCGTCGCCCGACGCCTACGAGCGGCTGCTGATGGACGTGGTCCGGGGTAACCCGACCCTGTTCATGCGCCGCGACGAGGTCGAGGCCGCCTGGGAGTGGGTCGAGCAGATCCTCGTCGGCTGGGAGAAGTCCGAGCGCGCCCCGCGCCGCTACCCGGCGGGCACCAACGGACCCACCGACGCGACCACCCTGATCGAGCGCGACGGCCGCGCCTGGCACGAAGGAGTCACCGCATGA
- a CDS encoding flavin reductase family protein, with the protein MEQRELRNIFGQFASGVTVITCANSEGLPHGATVTAFTAVSIEPRLCQITLTRKSKACNYLSKAPFAVNILAADQVDTAMHFAGRPQNPEPVWADGPTAPIICGAAATLSCRPWAEYDGGDHIIFIGEIVAAESSGKDPLLFYRSTFHDLGSPSASAAWNGSMDDPNNGWFDSTTSFTPFHLQPAN; encoded by the coding sequence ATGGAGCAACGCGAACTCCGGAACATTTTCGGGCAGTTTGCCAGCGGAGTCACGGTCATCACGTGCGCCAACTCCGAGGGCCTGCCGCACGGAGCGACGGTCACCGCCTTCACCGCCGTCTCGATCGAGCCGAGACTGTGCCAGATCACCCTGACCCGAAAGTCCAAGGCCTGCAACTACTTGAGCAAGGCGCCGTTCGCTGTCAACATTCTCGCCGCCGACCAGGTGGACACCGCGATGCATTTCGCCGGGCGACCGCAGAACCCCGAACCCGTGTGGGCCGACGGACCGACCGCCCCCATCATCTGCGGTGCCGCCGCCACGTTGTCGTGCCGGCCGTGGGCCGAGTACGACGGCGGCGACCACATCATCTTCATCGGTGAGATCGTCGCGGCCGAATCCAGCGGCAAGGACCCGCTGCTTTTCTACCGGAGCACCTTCCACGACCTCGGCTCACCGTCCGCGTCGGCCGCGTGGAACGGATCGATGGACGATCCGAACAACGGCTGGTTCGACTCCACCACCTCCTTCACCCCATTCCATCTTCAGCCCGCCAACTGA
- a CDS encoding AraC family transcriptional regulator: protein MLPASKLIRPEDWDEASHVVSDVYFPHRLTPLNRSNAGNTVAEAVELGPVKITHIGWGADVSIQTDHPGAYAINVPLSGHLESVTGKHEVSSVPGEGTICPPDTTTLITDWSKDCSIIGVRVDRDYLHREMARILARPGLRLPPQLDLTSENGASWLALVRSLLDQMLRSGGIYTNPLVAEQLSGAVTTALVLAAIPDDETAGAGTRPRIVKRVIDEIHADPARAWTAAEMAGIAGVGVRRLQEGFQEYVGVSPRDYLLNVRLERVHDDLLRADGSSTVAEVAMRWGFTHTGRFAAAYRRKYGVAPSEALRG, encoded by the coding sequence ATGCTGCCCGCGTCCAAGCTGATTCGCCCCGAAGATTGGGACGAAGCGTCGCACGTGGTGTCGGACGTGTACTTCCCGCACCGGCTGACCCCGCTGAACAGGTCGAACGCGGGCAACACCGTCGCGGAGGCGGTGGAACTCGGGCCCGTGAAGATCACCCATATCGGTTGGGGCGCCGACGTGTCGATCCAAACCGACCACCCTGGCGCGTATGCGATCAACGTGCCGCTGTCGGGACATCTGGAATCGGTGACCGGCAAGCACGAGGTGTCGTCCGTGCCCGGGGAGGGAACGATATGCCCACCCGACACGACGACGCTCATCACCGACTGGAGCAAGGACTGCTCGATCATCGGCGTGCGCGTCGACCGCGACTACCTGCACCGCGAGATGGCGCGGATCCTGGCGCGGCCAGGGCTGCGACTTCCCCCGCAGCTGGACCTGACCAGCGAGAACGGTGCCAGCTGGCTGGCCCTGGTGCGGTCACTGCTCGACCAGATGCTGCGGTCGGGCGGCATCTACACGAACCCGCTCGTCGCCGAGCAACTGTCAGGGGCGGTCACCACGGCACTGGTCCTGGCGGCGATCCCGGACGACGAGACGGCCGGTGCCGGTACCCGGCCGCGCATCGTCAAGCGCGTCATCGACGAGATCCACGCCGACCCCGCGCGGGCGTGGACGGCGGCCGAGATGGCCGGGATCGCGGGTGTCGGGGTCCGCCGCCTGCAGGAGGGATTCCAGGAGTACGTCGGGGTGAGCCCCCGCGACTACCTGCTGAACGTGCGGCTCGAACGCGTCCACGACGACCTGCTGCGCGCGGACGGTTCGTCGACGGTCGCCGAGGTCGCGATGCGCTGGGGTTTCACCCACACGGGCCGGTTCGCGGCGGCGTACCGCCGGAAGTACGGCGTGGCGCCCTCGGAAGCGCTCCGGGGCTGA
- a CDS encoding multicopper oxidase family protein → MPGNRPLDPQLSRRRVLQWGAGAALLGLTGACARSDDTEAAIGPDSPEVRAYAESEERRFPGGRPIAYELSATQSDVDIAGTRTAAWLYNTQLPGPILRADVGDRVQVRFRNQLPDPTTVHWHGLAIRNDMDGVPDVTQAPIPAGTEFVYDFIPPDSGTYWYHTHGDLQRGRGLYGALIVDDPAAPANYDAEFVVVLSDWLTDRTPSQVFDELRGGRMTSMAEMTSPVLSGDSGDVRYPVYLLNGKPPGDPAVFTARPGQRARIRLINAGDDTAFRVALGGHRLTVTDTDGFPVEPVDTDSVLIGMGERYDAVVTLQDGAFPLVAVAEGKGAQGFAVVRTGGGAAPDPAVVPRELGPPPLTVADLRATDAVRLPVVDPGVTLEASLGGDMKQYVWTVNGRAYPDHTPLTVHRDQRVRLVYTNPTMMFHPMHLHGHTFAVARPDGSGPRKDTVIVLPGQTVAADIDTTNPGRWITHCHNDYHLAAGMATIFSYVS, encoded by the coding sequence ATGCCCGGGAACCGTCCACTCGACCCGCAGTTGTCCCGGCGGCGTGTGCTGCAGTGGGGAGCGGGAGCCGCACTCCTCGGGCTCACCGGGGCCTGCGCCCGCAGCGACGACACCGAGGCTGCGATCGGACCCGACTCCCCGGAGGTGCGCGCGTACGCCGAGTCCGAGGAACGCCGGTTTCCCGGCGGCAGACCGATCGCCTATGAACTCTCCGCGACGCAGTCCGACGTCGACATCGCAGGTACCCGCACCGCCGCATGGTTGTACAACACGCAACTGCCGGGCCCGATCCTGCGGGCCGACGTCGGGGACAGGGTCCAGGTGCGGTTTCGCAATCAGCTCCCGGATCCCACCACCGTGCACTGGCACGGGCTGGCCATCCGCAACGACATGGACGGGGTCCCGGACGTTACCCAGGCTCCGATACCGGCGGGCACAGAGTTCGTGTACGACTTCATCCCGCCCGACTCGGGCACGTACTGGTACCACACGCACGGCGACCTCCAGCGCGGCCGGGGGCTGTACGGGGCCCTGATCGTCGACGATCCCGCGGCACCCGCGAACTACGACGCCGAATTCGTGGTCGTGCTCTCCGACTGGTTGACCGACCGCACGCCGTCGCAGGTCTTCGACGAACTCCGCGGCGGGCGGATGACGTCCATGGCCGAGATGACGTCGCCCGTGCTCAGCGGCGACTCCGGCGACGTCCGGTACCCGGTGTACCTCCTGAACGGGAAACCACCCGGCGATCCGGCCGTCTTCACGGCACGGCCGGGGCAACGCGCCCGTATCCGGCTGATCAACGCGGGTGACGACACCGCGTTCCGGGTCGCGCTGGGTGGCCACCGGTTGACCGTCACGGATACGGACGGTTTCCCCGTCGAACCGGTCGACACCGACTCGGTGCTGATCGGCATGGGCGAGCGGTACGACGCCGTCGTCACCCTGCAGGACGGGGCGTTCCCGCTGGTTGCGGTCGCCGAGGGGAAGGGCGCGCAGGGATTCGCGGTGGTGCGCACCGGCGGTGGCGCGGCCCCCGACCCTGCCGTGGTGCCCCGCGAACTGGGCCCTCCCCCGCTCACCGTGGCCGACCTGCGGGCCACCGACGCCGTCCGGCTCCCCGTCGTCGACCCGGGTGTCACCCTGGAGGCGTCGCTCGGCGGCGACATGAAGCAGTACGTGTGGACGGTGAACGGCCGGGCTTATCCCGACCACACGCCGCTGACCGTCCACCGGGACCAGCGAGTGCGGCTGGTCTACACGAACCCCACGATGATGTTCCACCCCATGCACCTGCACGGGCACACGTTCGCCGTGGCCCGGCCGGACGGCTCCGGACCGCGGAAGGACACCGTGATCGTGCTTCCCGGGCAGACCGTCGCCGCCGACATCGACACGACCAACCCTGGTCGGTGGATCACGCACTGCCACAACGACTATCACCTTGCCGCCGGGATGGCGACGATCTTCTCCTACGTGAGCTGA
- the catA gene encoding catechol 1,2-dioxygenase: MTTTESPTAAGSGSAATDKFKAERVTADTSPERLAAIAKDALGALNDVILKHGVTYPEYRVFKQWLIDVGEGGEWPLFLDVFIEHSVEEVLARSRKGTKGSIEGPYYIENSPELPSKCTLPMRPEDEKITPLVFSGQVTDLDGNGLAGAKVELWHADNDGYYSQFAPHLPEWNLRGTIIADEEGRYEITTIQPAPYQIPTDGPTGQFIEAQNGHPWRPAHLHLIVSAPGKESVTTQLYFKGGEWIDSDVASATKPELILDPKTGDDGKNHVTYNFVLDPA; this comes from the coding sequence ATGACCACCACCGAGAGCCCCACCGCCGCCGGATCCGGCTCCGCCGCCACCGACAAGTTCAAGGCCGAGCGCGTCACCGCCGACACCTCGCCGGAGCGGCTCGCGGCCATCGCCAAGGATGCGCTCGGCGCACTCAACGACGTGATCCTGAAGCACGGCGTCACCTACCCCGAGTACCGCGTGTTCAAGCAGTGGCTGATCGACGTCGGCGAGGGTGGCGAGTGGCCGCTGTTCCTCGACGTGTTCATCGAGCACTCCGTCGAAGAGGTTCTCGCCCGCAGCCGCAAGGGCACCAAGGGCAGCATCGAGGGCCCGTACTACATCGAGAACTCCCCCGAACTGCCGTCGAAGTGCACCCTGCCCATGCGTCCCGAGGACGAGAAGATCACCCCGCTCGTCTTCTCCGGCCAGGTCACCGATCTGGACGGCAACGGCCTCGCGGGCGCCAAGGTCGAACTGTGGCACGCCGACAACGACGGCTACTACTCGCAGTTCGCCCCGCACCTGCCCGAATGGAACCTGCGCGGCACCATCATCGCCGACGAAGAGGGCCGCTACGAGATCACCACGATCCAGCCGGCGCCTTACCAGATCCCGACCGACGGCCCGACCGGTCAGTTCATCGAGGCGCAGAACGGTCACCCGTGGCGTCCCGCGCACCTGCACCTCATCGTGTCGGCACCGGGCAAGGAATCGGTGACCACGCAGCTGTACTTCAAGGGCGGCGAGTGGATCGACAGCGACGTCGCGTCGGCGACCAAGCCGGAACTGATCCTCGACCCGAAGACCGGTGACGACGGCAAGAACCACGTCACCTACAACTTCGTGCTCGACCCCGCGTGA
- a CDS encoding ROK family transcriptional regulator → MRTPRSTTSPATGGDVFALIRAGQATTRTEIGTLTGLSRTAVAARVSSLQASGLVVEREEGVSTGGRPPVKLSFHVQAGVVLSAAIGRSRTQLAICDLAGDVIVAEDVEQEIGTSPAELMPVIAQRLIALRESLGETAGRTVGIGISLPGTVDTERGCSLNSPMMSGWDGVPLQPFLADVTDAPVFVDNDANVMVLAERRGERRDFADMLLIKASTGLGAGLVSGGVLQRGALGAAGEIGHTKTAAAQGVVCRCGDVGCIEAVAGGWALVRNLQEQGREVTHIRDVITLALAGDAEARRMIRESGRQIGEVLSGAINLLNPEVVIVGGDMAQAYDTFVAGLRETLYGNAIAVATQQLQILPWTHGELSGVVGSATMALDHVLSVRAVDRLLAGAPRP, encoded by the coding sequence ATGCGGACGCCTCGCTCGACGACCTCCCCGGCGACGGGTGGCGACGTCTTCGCCCTCATTCGCGCAGGGCAAGCAACGACGCGCACGGAGATCGGCACCCTCACCGGCCTCTCCCGCACCGCGGTCGCGGCGCGGGTTTCCTCGCTGCAGGCGTCGGGGCTCGTCGTCGAACGCGAGGAGGGCGTCTCGACCGGGGGTCGCCCGCCGGTGAAGCTCTCGTTTCACGTTCAGGCCGGTGTCGTGCTGTCGGCGGCCATCGGCCGGAGCCGCACCCAGCTGGCCATCTGCGACCTCGCGGGCGACGTCATCGTCGCCGAGGACGTGGAGCAGGAGATCGGCACCAGCCCGGCCGAGCTGATGCCCGTCATCGCGCAACGCCTCATCGCGCTGCGCGAGAGTCTGGGCGAGACCGCGGGACGGACGGTCGGGATCGGGATCAGCCTCCCCGGCACCGTCGACACCGAACGCGGGTGCAGCCTGAACTCCCCCATGATGTCGGGCTGGGACGGCGTCCCCCTCCAGCCGTTCCTCGCCGACGTCACCGACGCACCCGTCTTCGTCGACAACGACGCCAACGTCATGGTCCTGGCGGAACGGCGCGGAGAACGCCGCGACTTCGCCGACATGCTGCTCATCAAGGCGTCGACCGGCCTGGGCGCGGGACTCGTGTCCGGCGGCGTTCTCCAGCGGGGCGCCCTCGGCGCGGCGGGCGAGATCGGGCACACGAAAACCGCAGCGGCACAAGGAGTGGTGTGCCGCTGCGGTGATGTGGGGTGTATCGAGGCCGTGGCCGGCGGGTGGGCGCTGGTCCGCAATCTGCAGGAGCAGGGACGCGAAGTCACCCACATCCGCGACGTCATCACCCTCGCCCTGGCCGGGGACGCCGAGGCCCGGCGGATGATCCGTGAGAGCGGACGGCAGATCGGCGAAGTGCTGTCGGGCGCGATCAACCTCCTCAACCCGGAGGTCGTGATCGTCGGCGGCGACATGGCGCAGGCCTACGACACGTTCGTCGCGGGGCTACGCGAAACCCTCTACGGCAACGCGATCGCCGTTGCCACCCAACAGCTTCAGATCCTCCCCTGGACGCACGGGGAACTGTCGGGAGTGGTCGGAAGCGCAACCATGGCGCTCGACCACGTCCTCAGCGTGCGCGCCGTCGATCGGCTACTCGCAGGCGCTCCGCGCCCGTGA
- a CDS encoding acyl-CoA thioesterase: protein MTTPPRSITLRFLAAPTEVATLGGAVQGGRILEWIDKAAYACAVGWSGSYCVTAYVGNIKFTRSIESGHLVEVEARLVHTGRSSMHIQCTVSSADPRTGQFTEASNCLIIFVAVDDSGKPTSVPPWQPVTATDRAESEEAVMRIGLRADIEEAMSKQNYTDAGTAPESLTRFLAAPTDVNWGGKTHGGTVMRWIDEAAYLCGTSWNGTPCVSVYAGGVRFYRPIQIGHVVEVDARLLHTGAQTMHISVHVRSGDPRTREMNLTTHCLTVVAAVDEDGAATAVQQWVPQSDEDRKLEAHARELIALRDRARIGALA, encoded by the coding sequence ATGACCACGCCTCCCCGCAGCATCACCCTCCGCTTCCTGGCCGCACCCACCGAGGTGGCGACGCTCGGAGGGGCCGTCCAAGGGGGCCGGATCCTCGAATGGATCGACAAGGCCGCCTACGCCTGCGCGGTCGGTTGGAGCGGGAGCTATTGCGTCACCGCCTACGTGGGAAACATCAAGTTCACCCGGTCCATCGAGTCGGGACACCTCGTCGAGGTCGAAGCCCGGCTCGTCCACACCGGGCGCTCCAGCATGCACATCCAGTGCACCGTGTCGTCGGCCGACCCGCGCACCGGACAGTTCACCGAGGCCAGCAACTGCCTGATCATCTTCGTCGCCGTCGACGATTCCGGTAAGCCGACGAGTGTGCCGCCGTGGCAGCCCGTCACCGCCACCGACCGCGCCGAGTCCGAGGAGGCGGTCATGCGAATCGGCCTGCGGGCCGACATCGAAGAGGCGATGAGCAAGCAGAACTACACCGACGCGGGCACCGCACCGGAATCGCTCACCCGTTTCCTCGCCGCGCCCACCGACGTCAACTGGGGCGGCAAGACGCACGGTGGAACCGTGATGCGCTGGATCGACGAGGCCGCCTACCTGTGCGGCACGTCGTGGAACGGCACGCCGTGCGTGTCCGTCTACGCCGGCGGGGTGCGCTTCTACCGCCCGATCCAGATCGGTCACGTCGTCGAGGTCGACGCCCGCCTGCTGCACACCGGTGCGCAGACCATGCACATCTCGGTGCACGTGCGGTCCGGCGACCCGCGCACCCGCGAAATGAACCTCACCACGCATTGCCTCACCGTCGTCGCCGCCGTCGACGAGGACGGCGCCGCGACGGCAGTGCAGCAGTGGGTGCCCCAGTCCGACGAGGACCGCAAGCTGGAGGCGCACGCCCGCGAACTCATCGCCCTCCGCGACCGGGCGCGAATCGGCGCCCTGGCGTAA
- the catC gene encoding muconolactone Delta-isomerase, whose translation MALFHVRMDVAIPRDLDPKVRDETIAKEKAYSQELQRSGKWPEIWRIVGQYSNISIFDVESADELHEILWNLPLFPYMTIEIMPLTRHGSDVK comes from the coding sequence ATGGCACTCTTTCACGTCCGCATGGACGTCGCCATTCCCCGTGACCTCGACCCGAAGGTCCGGGACGAGACCATCGCCAAGGAGAAGGCGTACTCGCAGGAGCTCCAACGCTCCGGCAAGTGGCCCGAGATCTGGCGGATCGTCGGCCAGTACAGCAACATCAGCATCTTCGACGTCGAGTCGGCCGACGAACTGCACGAGATCCTGTGGAACCTTCCACTGTTCCCGTACATGACGATCGAGATCATGCCGCTCACCCGGCACGGTTCCGACGTCAAGTAG